The region CACTGAAGCAGCATCAGACCAAAATGCAAAACTGTCACGACGTACTCTAAACAATGTAGTGACTGTTGTTAAAAGATTTTCAGCTAATTCAGGGCTGGTACGTTGCAGCTGCTAAACTCTTAAGAGACCACTATGTTGAGAAGCTAAACATATCAGGATTTTGCATCTACAGATGAAAGATCTCTTTCACAGATGCAGGATTCAGTTTTGCTAGTTAGTGTTATGGCAAAATTTAGATTAGCTGGTCACTTTAAGGATGAAGCGTGTTGCTGggtgtaaacaaacaagattgAGATTACATCTCATGCAAAGGTAAAAAAGaaactctgcattttaaaaccGGAAAGATCGCTGCAAAGGGCAGTGGCTGCATTTGGTCTGAAATAAGGGGGATCTGACCAAAAAAGCTGCATAGTGAGTGCTGCACTTTGGATATTTTAGTCTCCTGAGGCTCATGTTTCCTTACACTATTTCAGCTTTTCCAGTTTCAGATAAACTGATGGACAAATGTTGTCcacacagcagttttaaatggaacatgaatGTGATTGAGAGAGCCTAATGTTCAATCAGACTTACAACACAGCAACCATGCACAGAAAACTGAAGTACCACACATGATAGTcaaatatttctctctgtcttcctgcaCATAATAAAAACCACATGATTATGAGCCCATAACAAGCAAGCCGAAATGTTTCCACCTGATCTTTGAAGTATAGTGTGCTTTGATTTTTCTTACTCTCTCTTCACTTTGCAGCAGATGTCATGTGCAAGACTGAAATATAATGACTATCAAAACCATTAAGGCCAGTTTCCTTTTTTATCCAGACTGATTCAGGTCGTATTATTCAATAATGAAACTGGGTGACAACAGTCACACTCTATAGTGTGCCCACAGCTGCTCATATTTGCTCAACTGGAAGGACAATCACCAAAAACATCATGAGGATTCTTTCTCTTTGCACATTAATTAACGTGCTTACTAACCTTTCTGTCACAAAAAATATTGGACAGTTAAATGTGTAACAACAGCATGGATAAAATCAGTGTGCCACCTAACACTGCATATTATGTCAGTATTCACTTTTTTGCCATCATTAGAATAAAGTCATTACAGGGTTAAAAATTCTTAGTCTGTAATgtctttaaaagagaaaaagtgaaattagGAGAACACGTTACAGCTtcacagtgtaaacagtgaCCCAACAGTTAAAACtacacataattaaaaaaaaacctttcaatCGCACTTTTATCAGTCGTCAAAGCGCACAGATCGACATGCATTGACGTCAATAGAGAACTTCTTATTGGACGGTGCAGTAAAGCCAAGTCCTGCCCCCCTGTTACTGAAGTCCATTCTGCGTGAGTGAGCGCGTTCAAACTCTCCCAGAAGCCCTTgctgtaactgctgctgtgCGTCTTTCCCCATGGCCATATTTCCTCCTCCAGTGCTCGCAGCTGGCTGGAAACCCTTTTTGAAGCCGCCCATCAAGCGTAGGaatttctgctgctgttcagagcTGTTGAACTGGGCTGTGCTCCACTGACCCAATCCCTGAGGAACACAGACATTGGGGACAAATATTAGAGACTAGCTGTAGTAATTCTTAGAAACTACAGTGAGAGGAACTCCActaattttacacatgaagctCAGGTTCATTGTTTTGAGGAGAAAACAGTTGTATTATGTCATCTGTGGCTCTCAAGGAGCTTTCTAAAGCTTGAAAAAAATGGCAATTAGAGTTAGATACTACAGAgttgcattttgggaaatgtaggTCACAGCACTTTCTGAAGCTTGACTCATACTAgcgaaaaaaaagtcaggatatctctgATCCTGCTGCATCAATTTTgtcaatttatttttaatttgtctctgaagacccccccccccaccagccTTCCTGAAAGTACAACACTAGAAGTATGGCGTGCCCCTTTAAGGGGAAAAGCCAAAATGGAAGTTccattgttttattctctttccAGGGCAGATGCAGATACTGACCGAAGGTTTAGCTGGTTTTTCAGGTTGAGAGGCCTTGTCAATCTCCATTTGTAGAGCCTGTCTTCTCCCCTATGACAAACAAAAACGCACTTCAATGCAATTCACAGTTTCATTTGTCAAGTGTCATTTAAGCCAGCGATGTAAAGATAGTGAGAGCCCTGGTTTACCTGGCTGATGAAGATCTCATCAGTGTTTCCACACCTCTCTGACAGAAACACCACGTCCTCTTGGGAAGACTcctgaaacacaatgaaacacaaatgcagcTCACTGCCCCAGtacagaaaatttaaaaaaaaatctgcacagcGTGAATAACCTCTGACAATACATACTCACCTGTTGGTCTTCCACCTCTCCTTtgatctttctcttctttttcgtACCACTTTCAACTCTAAAGTTGTTCTCAGCCTGAACagagcttttcttctttttgcttttcttgctTGTTCCATCACCTTCCACTGCGACAGGAGTTTCCCTACTGAGTCCATTCTCctcattttcttcacatttgaTTAATAATggctcttcttttccttttttattttcctttttcttcttctttttcttcggCTCTGTCTCCTCTACTTCGCTGACCTCCACAGAAgcttttctatatttttctttttttccttttttcctttgctctgtcttctcttctaCAATGACAATCTCACTCTCCACTTTTCCCGATGctgctttgctcttttttttcttgcctttgaTCTCAGGTTTTTCTACTCCATTTTCATCTTCTTTAAATTTGGCCtctttctttgtcctctttttcttttttacctccTCAACCTCAGTCTCTCCCTCTAGTGTTTCTAACGTCCCTTCATTCTTACCCACTCtaggtttcttttttcttacagTTATTCCATCAATAGCTGCAGTagtctcttcctctgtggatttggtcttctttcttttcttctctttacttTGCTCCTCAGTGCTTACAgctattttgtttttcactttcttggCTTTCTTTGGCACTTCATCCTTTCCAGCTTGCtgtacttcttcctcttctttctgtatGTTAACATTTTCACCTATAATTTGTACAGTCTTGTTCTTtactttcttcttcctttgtttcttttccacatcTTCTTTTACTGAAATCTGTGCAATTTCCATTTGATTGATATCATCAGCCAGCTGCtgttgcttcttcttctttttgctgaCTCCTTCATCTTTGGCATCTTTGGCATTGGCATCATTCTGAGATTCATTGacaattttccttttcttctttttctccttcttcccaCCACTTACATCCCGTGGCTCCTCTTCTGTCTCAACCtttttgctcttcttcttttctttttttccatctgctAGGCTCCCAACATCAAcgttacagtttttgttttcaagcACAGAGGCCTGTCCCAGAGCCTTgtgtttcttctccttctttatATGATTCTCCCCACGCTTGTCTTCCTCCACCTTCATTTTCACCTTTTCCACTGGCCTCTCCACAGCAACCGACCTCTGGCTTGTCTGGTAAGAAAAATGCAATTACTGTAAGATAATGCTGCTATACCAGGCTCATGGACTCAATTATATGCATATATGTaagtatatatgtgtatgtgtatgtgtatgtgtaagtgtgacTAACAGAAGTAAACTGACCAAGGATTTGACTGGCTGCCTGGGCAGGGACTCCTGATCAATGTCTCTCTGCAGAACCAATCGCTTTGCCTACAGGTAACAGAGTGCATTTAAAGTTGTTTTCACACATCTTACATCTATGCATTATCCTGTGTCAGGCAAGTCAATCGTGCACGTGGCTTTACAGAAGGTTCTTCTGATCTAACCTGAATAACCCATGCTGAGTGAAATCATTACCTGCTCAACAGTAATCTTTTGAAATTTAGGTGCAGTCTTTTCGGAAACAAACATCACGTCCTCATCGGAATCCACCTGCAGGTGCAAATGAACATGATTTCAGTCCCAGTGTTGATAAGTAAGCTCACACTTCCACAGCACCTACACCTGAATCAAGATATGTCGAGATACAGCCTTGCTAAAGCTTCAGATGTTATGCTACGATATGTGATTGAATGACAAGTAAATATGCAATGTTAACAAATCCAGTGTGATAACATAAGAACAGCATTTGAACAACAAAACGAAGTTTATTCGTGGCACTGTCTTTGTAAAATATGCTAGCTAGCTAACAGCAGCTAAATAACAGCGAAACGCTTAAACCGATGAGGAGACAAACTAGTCGGCAAGCCACACGGTGACATTAGTTTATCATAGTTGCACAGTGTATTATGAAATATAAACTTCATGAGAGGTTTACTAACTTCGTGCGCTTTGATAACTCACGTGGACACCCGTTTACATGACCTGGAAGTAGTTTTCCTCGTTCCTCTTAGCGACGACTCTGGCGTCCGTAGCAACGAGCGCGCTCTCGTGGACAGATTATTGAGACGTAAATCAGAGAGCCCTCGTGGACTTTTGCTGCACGTGGAGTGACGTATTTACTGTCATCACGTTCAGTCTGCGAGGATGTTGGACCGCGAGGGCCTACAGTACGCCACGAGATGGGACTTAGAGTCCTCGTGTGTTCCCATGGAGATGAAAGTTAAATTTCTGACCCTGTAACTCGTTTCAAACTGTTTCGGAACGGTTCTTAACGGTATTGAGCTTATACATGATACCTGCAGGTCTGCTATCAGACATAATAGTATAGAAGCCATAACAGATATATTTTACCTTTACATACAATTATATTATATCAACATTAAACATTCAATTGATGATCCTCACACCTGAGATGGACATAAACCGACCTGAAGATTATAACAAATCCAAATTATTCAGCCTGTTCATATGATGTATGCGCAATGTGAAACCTTACTACAGCAACACTTTTacacaaaatagaaaaatgcaAGTTTTCTAAAAGTAATAcaatttatatgtgtgtgtgatattatCATTAATTGTAGTAGTTGTATTGATagtcatttcattttgattttgtttgttagttttaaCTATTTCAACTCTGAAGCTTAGCTTAGATAAAGCTTACACGACCTTGTtagttataatttttttttattatttgttgaaCATACTTATACTCTAACACACCTGACATGAGGCAGCAAAAGGTacattttttcattcttttttcaaataaaattgtataatataatgtattaactgaaaacaccaaaaaatgaacagaaaaaaaaaaacttaaacagTAGAATCAAACCAGGATTTAACCAATTAATGCTGCATTCAGGTCATATGTTTGGGAGTGGTTGGTAGCAATGGAAAATATCCCCATGTTAATAACATGCAATTGTGCACATCATCTGACAACTCAAAACCATTGTTTGATTACAGCAGTGGATGTGTGAGGGTTAAAAATTCTGTGCACCCACAAGATGACACCATGTCCCATAAATATAGGATTAATTACATTAAACTTTGGTAGATGTGagacatatttgtttttgttttctgacacttCCATACTCTTAAGTTGGTGGGACACTGGGGGATGACACGTCCTTCAAATTGGTTCATTTCAAGCATGCGCTGGGCTTCATCTTTTGCCTGAGTACTCTGGGAATCAATCTCAGCCACAgcctttggcctcaaaagtcaaGCTAAGACCAATGTAATGCCATCTGCAGCACCAGCATCTGACTATCATTTGCATCATCTTTCTCCTACAGCAAGTCAGCACCCAGCCTTCAACCTGCGGTGTGAGTATTAAGAAATCACCTACAGCCCCCCAGCTGCCAACTACAGCTTGCAGGGGAGGCTACATTCCCAAATTCCACCTACAGCCCGTGCATTTAAGGTGGCATGACTTAAATAATCACAAGTTACTTTTAAAACACTCCTACACGCAGTATGGGATTTTAGTACCACTGCTACCCTGCTATTTTTGATGGCTAGAGCCAGGAGATGAACTGGCTCACGATTCAACACATCACGCAGGGGGCATACATCATGGAGGTCTTCACTTGGCTCTTAAAACTTGGAACTAAAGATACTACAGCTATTCTTTGTTCCATGTGTGTATTCTGGACATCATTTCAGAGTCATCTTACAGACAATCACACATGGACATCAGTTTTACTGTACCCAGGAAACATTGTTTGTATTGTAACTTACTGTAGATCCATTGCTGTGAATGACTTGCAGCTTTTTTGAATTGGCAGTGTTTCATTTAGGTGTTTCAtaatttgcttgtgttttatttattagcaACAGATCTTTCCATGTGTAGTTCCATATGTACTGTCAAAGTGGTATTTTCTATCTTTCATGTATTTACTTGTATTTTCTTAAGTTGCAGCACATCGAAGTCTCTGCGTACTCACATTAGTAGCTGACTGTGCTGCATCTTTATGTTCCCTGCAGTGAAGTGGATCCATTAGTGTAACATAAAAGGACAGGAGAGTGAAGAAAGATCACCTCAATGACCAGACGATAATTAACAGAAACTGTGCACTGATGTATTAGCCACTTTGTGCAAATCAcattacagacattcatgttacGCTGCCATCAAACAGTGAGAGTGTTATCATTATAAGAGCATCTCAAAAGGCAAATACCAGCGCTTCTTCACATTTGAATATTTACATGATTAAAACTCAGTGATAATATTTTCATTGTACAATATTAGagcacacacctgtacacaaaAGCAAAGTTGTGGACAAGTTATTTAGTTAAGTCTCTCAGCAAGAAGAAATGGTCACAACATGAACATGGTAACTGCtctttcaaatgtattttaactGGATAAAATGTCCGGGCTTGATTTCAGTCTTGCTCAAGAGACAATGATATTTTTCAGCCAAACTTTGTAGTGTCATTAATACAGTAAACCGTATACGTGAAGTGTTACCACTTAAAGTCACAGTGATGtatgacaaaatattttttctgtttttgatggAATTTGAAAATGTAAGGAGATCCTGAACGCTGCCATTAATCTCAAACAAAGTGTACGTGGTGCTCATACTGTTACTAAGTCCAGAAAAGCCTTGGGAAAATATGAGTGAAAACTAACTGAAACTGGCTGACAAAACACTTCAACCTCAAGGTCCACTGAGCAGATGTTAGAAGCTTTCAGTCATATTATGTATGGTCTTCCTCTGCAGATAGAGTTTGcacagttgtcatggaaatgtaGATGTTTAAATTTCCAATTTGCTGAGCACTTGAGATCGTTTTCAATGTCATCAGCTTTGAAACTCAAACTCTACActaaaactgtttattttccttGAATATGTATATCAAAATTCTAGAAAACACTCAAAATACTGTAATTTTGACAAAATACATTACCTttaaactgtgctttttttaacatgcatctcAAATGATCATACATCTCAGATATCACAATGCCCAGACACAATCAGCGCCGATAAAGTGCAAAGTCACAATCTCCAACAGTAAACCCTATACTGCACAATAGTTATTGCAGTATTAAATGGCTTTTTATGATATGCTTTAAAAACCAGTTCTCCATGAGCTGTAGACTCATCTTTCACCTTTTAAATCACTTGACAATCTTCCAGAACCCCGCACAAGCTCTGTGAAATACATGACAtttatcagcacacacacacagagagagagagagagagagagagagagagagagagagagagagagagacagagagagagagagagaaagagagagagagagagagagagagagagagagagagagagagagaaatgtgccAAACTGTCCAAATGCACTGAAAATGGAATGgagatgtggagagaaaaacactATGAGAGTCCTTTGGGGTTTTCCAGCATGAAATTCAAAGGCCAAGCAAGCTTTGTGGGTGTATGCAGGTCATTTACATAAACATCCTAAGGGTCGCTTTTTTCTGAGTTGTAGCTTgatgacaaacagaaagagacagaatttgatttttttttttccaaagcaaGGATCAGTGATGAACGGCACTGATTTATAGGTGCTTACgagataaaatgttttcttcactACTTTCAACTCATGCCTTAATCTTGACTGTCACAGTCTAACAGCAGCTCGTTCAGTCACCCCACCTCAATACCACAGTGGACACTGATTCTTGATCTTTGCCTCAAACACATTGATAACATTGGCCCTCCTGAAACACTCCttgtcagtgtatttacatattACAATTAAGACTGTTTGTGCTGATCAACATAAtgcactgtaaataaaatcactCTGACAAAATATCCTTAACTGTAGAAGCTGCATCACTTTCTGTTCCCTTGTTTGAGATTTCTTGTccagtctgctgctgcagagacaatCGAGAACATTTCAGCAAAAATACTATTACAGTTTGTTtgcagaaacacaaatacattaaatatatttagcTTCCACCAAATCCACTGTGTGAGTGAAATGTGGCGTCTTTAatatttccttcttcttcttcagcaaCATAAAATTTCTCTGTCATAAATCTGACTCGAGTGTAACCTCTTCAAGCCTGGTCCCATATTACCATAAGCGTCGTCCAGTGTAGTTAATTGGAGCTGTGGGCAtctatgagagagagagagacagaagtaaAAGAATCCATTGATTAGTTATTTATTGATCAAGTAAAAGGGAGTTACACAGAGTGAGTATTTCTGCCACACTTACTGTACCACCGTTCATGACCAGAGCCATCTCAGTGGGTTGGTAGACGTGGCCTCTGAAGGCAATGCCAGGACGCATACTCCCGTGGCTGCTGTGGTATGTTCCACTTCGGAGCGCTGACAGACCAAGcaaggtaaaacacacacaggttacaGGTGTCATGTTAGCAAGTGTTACCTGGAGACTGACGACCTCATGCAACAGAGCTGAAACGTAAGACAAATTATTTTGGACACTTATGGGCGTAAAAAGTCCCATTCATTTTTACCATAGGTAAAGTTACTTCCAGTCTAGCATGAAACAACGTGTCAGGTGCTGCTAATAGTGGATGTCGTTTAGATCATTTAAACTGGTGGCTCTATCATAAACATATGAATGTTGCATTATcccatgtttctgtgttaagTAACACTGAGGAGACTGTTGAAGTCAAAAATTGAAATGAGAAAACCAAATAACACTTAATTCTGGAACCAGGGCCCTCTCCCACTCCACAACTGTGTTCTCAGCACAGCTCCACCCAACTTCATACAGAAGTGTAAgtgtaactgaaaacacacctgtGGGTGTGTAGTGCCTTTAAGACCACACTAGTGTCTGGAATTACTCCCTTGTTCCCCCATTCATTCCTTCCTATATATCTGATATAGTTTACTGTATAGTGAGCTGTGAATTGAGATTTTGGATCCATATGAATCATCATCCATTTGTGTCATCACTGACAGCTGTGGTGTTGCATAACCATTAATTTTTGCATCTATAAAATGTGGAGCAATGCATTGTGGGAGAAAGTAGCGTACATGCTGTAGACAAtatttttttcgtttttttttgtttgagggATCTTTGAGGGCACTAGATAGTGGATACATTTCACAGAGGGACAGTAAATATAGTGTGTCATTTAGTGGACATGGAGTGAGACACAGACTATGTTACTTTTGCTGAACAGCCACTATTATGCCCCATGTGGAAATTACACGTGAAAATACAGGATACTGGCACTAAGAATTTCCCTTTATTTTTCAATATAGGAGTCAGATGCTTCAAAGACTTCATCATTAGATGGGCTGACTGTGAGTGAGTGGTGGAGTGGGGACCACAAGGAGGGGAACAACTAACAGGTCTAGTATTGAgatgcagtgtgttttcttcttatttttcctttatgaTAAAACCAGTGAAACATGTATCTGTGACATCCTTCCATGACTTGCTTATACTGTGTTACGTGATGCATTGTCTCTTCCTCAGTAAACTGTACAATGGCCAACAAATATGATCAGTTTCCTGAAGTTTGCTATCTCACAAGACACTCTCGATCACTCCTTTCACTGCCTCCACTCTTTGTTTGTCCTGGTTCTTCATGGTTTTTCTCCTCATCTGTGCGTTTGGCTTCAAATAAATATGGAGAGCAGTCAAAGTGAAATGACTCATAAATCTCCCTGTAGAAAAGCCTGTTGGATAATCAGCCATTTCATGAGATTTAATTGG is a window of Toxotes jaculatrix isolate fToxJac2 chromosome 4, fToxJac2.pri, whole genome shotgun sequence DNA encoding:
- the knop1 gene encoding lysine-rich nucleolar protein 1 encodes the protein MFVSEKTAPKFQKITVEQAKRLVLQRDIDQESLPRQPVKSLTSQRSVAVERPVEKVKMKVEEDKRGENHIKKEKKHKALGQASVLENKNCNVDVGSLADGKKEKKKSKKVETEEEPRDVSGGKKEKKKKRKIVNESQNDANAKDAKDEGVSKKKKKQQQLADDINQMEIAQISVKEDVEKKQRKKKVKNKTVQIIGENVNIQKEEEEVQQAGKDEVPKKAKKVKNKIAVSTEEQSKEKKRKKTKSTEEETTAAIDGITVRKKKPRVGKNEGTLETLEGETEVEEVKKKKRTKKEAKFKEDENGVEKPEIKGKKKKSKAASGKVESEIVIVEEKTEQRKKGKKEKYRKASVEVSEVEETEPKKKKKKKENKKGKEEPLLIKCEENEENGLSRETPVAVEGDGTSKKSKKKKSSVQAENNFRVESGTKKKRKIKGEVEDQQESSQEDVVFLSERCGNTDEIFISQGRRQALQMEIDKASQPEKPAKPSGLGQWSTAQFNSSEQQQKFLRLMGGFKKGFQPAASTGGGNMAMGKDAQQQLQQGLLGEFERAHSRRMDFSNRGAGLGFTAPSNKKFSIDVNACRSVRFDD